Proteins from one Gammaproteobacteria bacterium genomic window:
- a CDS encoding DegQ family serine endoprotease, producing MNILRSIGWCRVSFLLVLVGLILLPQISNAAELPDFTKLVEDNGPAVVNISTTQKAQAKSNRRLPPNFPENGPNDDWFKHYFGEDGVPGGDGGMPRSESLGSGFVISKDGYILTNNHVIDGADKIIVRLSDRRELEAELVGTDPRADLALLKIKANNLSVVKIGRSKDLKVGEWVLAIGSPFGFDYSVTSGIVSAKKRALPRESYVPFIQTDVAINPGNSGGPLFNLQGEVVGINSQIYSRTGGYMGLSFAIPIDVAMNVVEQLKSKGHVTRGWLGVLIQDVTRELAESFKMDKPQGALVARVLPSSPAEKAGLQVGDIVLSFNGHEIDHSSDLPPMVGITEVNKSAPMEIIRDGKKRTVSVTIGELPEEEEKPARVSKKGGDKDAGEQRLGLELKDIDDEMRSRLELSAKGGVLVADVKSSAARQAGVRRGDVILKIDRQNVKNLEGFIAIVDKLEDGRVVPLLVSRRGSPIFLALRVGEE from the coding sequence ATGAACATATTGCGCAGTATAGGTTGGTGTCGAGTTTCCTTTTTGTTGGTGCTTGTGGGTTTGATATTGTTGCCGCAGATAAGCAATGCCGCTGAGTTGCCGGATTTCACCAAACTGGTTGAAGACAATGGCCCGGCCGTTGTTAACATCAGTACCACGCAGAAAGCACAGGCCAAATCCAATCGCCGGCTGCCGCCGAATTTTCCTGAAAATGGTCCTAACGACGACTGGTTCAAACATTATTTTGGTGAAGACGGTGTTCCAGGTGGGGATGGCGGCATGCCTCGTTCCGAGTCGCTGGGCTCCGGATTTGTGATTTCCAAAGATGGCTATATTCTGACCAATAATCACGTCATTGATGGCGCCGACAAAATTATTGTGCGCCTGAGTGATCGACGCGAGTTGGAGGCCGAGTTGGTGGGAACGGATCCGCGTGCCGATCTGGCGTTGCTCAAAATCAAAGCCAATAACCTGAGTGTGGTGAAAATTGGTCGCTCCAAAGATTTGAAAGTGGGCGAATGGGTGTTGGCTATCGGCTCTCCCTTCGGCTTTGATTATTCCGTGACCTCAGGAATTGTTAGCGCAAAAAAACGGGCGCTGCCCAGAGAAAGTTACGTGCCCTTCATTCAAACGGACGTTGCCATCAATCCTGGAAATTCCGGTGGACCGCTGTTTAACCTGCAAGGCGAAGTGGTGGGCATCAACTCGCAAATATACAGCCGTACGGGTGGCTACATGGGATTATCGTTTGCGATTCCCATTGATGTTGCGATGAATGTGGTCGAACAGCTCAAATCCAAAGGGCACGTGACGCGGGGCTGGTTGGGCGTGTTGATCCAGGATGTGACGCGTGAACTGGCCGAGTCATTCAAGATGGACAAGCCTCAGGGTGCGCTGGTTGCGCGAGTGTTACCCTCCAGTCCGGCAGAAAAGGCTGGACTGCAAGTGGGCGACATCGTGCTCAGTTTCAATGGCCACGAAATTGATCATTCCTCTGACTTGCCTCCGATGGTTGGTATAACCGAAGTGAACAAGAGTGCGCCGATGGAGATTATCCGTGATGGTAAAAAACGCACCGTCAGCGTCACCATCGGTGAACTGCCAGAAGAAGAGGAAAAGCCCGCCCGTGTCAGCAAAAAAGGCGGTGACAAAGACGCCGGTGAGCAGCGATTAGGGCTGGAGCTCAAGGATATTGATGATGAAATGCGCTCCCGCCTGGAGTTGAGTGCCAAGGGTGGGGTGCTGGTCGCCGATGTAAAATCCAGTGCTGCCCGTCAGGCAGGTGTTCGTCGCGGCGATGTCATACTGAAAATTGACAGACAAAATGTCAAAAACCTGGAAGGCTTTATCGCGATTGTTGATAAACTGGAAGACGGACGAGTGGTACCACTGCTAGTCAGCCGTCGCGGCAGCCCAATTTTCCTGGCGCTGCGGGTGGGTGAGGAGTAG
- a CDS encoding glycosyltransferase produces the protein MADGDLRVLHISARADVGGGPEHLYQLCRKLQDMGVESYIACPQDFPYWQRYQSLLGSSRLFQIPHRKFDVTRIFGLAKWIKAQGIRRIHSHGKGAGAYALCLSFLVKLDWVHTPHGIHVGEYGWLKKKMYIFYERLAGFFIRCVIHVSEGEKTTGLSLRLWPVAKLTVIQNGTAKIESSRQEKPEIRASLGFDVKSFIVLSVSRFDYAKNMSEALRIAERLPHMLFVWLGDGPERTVLEAESRARKINNVIFVGNVADVRPYLQASDVYLSTSRWEGMSLAALEAMSAGIPLLLSDVVGNQDLVRTGVNGLLYPLGRIDVACKQLDYWSHHLEEVRSLGENSRKWHALHYSVDKMANATKMVYLDES, from the coding sequence ATGGCTGATGGCGATTTAAGGGTGCTGCACATCTCTGCCCGTGCTGATGTGGGGGGGGGGCCTGAACATTTATATCAGCTTTGCAGAAAGCTTCAGGATATGGGAGTGGAGTCGTATATTGCTTGTCCACAAGACTTTCCGTATTGGCAGCGCTATCAATCTTTGCTGGGTTCGAGTCGTTTATTTCAGATTCCACATCGAAAATTTGATGTCACAAGAATATTTGGTTTAGCCAAATGGATTAAGGCGCAGGGTATTCGTCGTATTCATTCTCATGGGAAAGGTGCTGGGGCATATGCTTTATGTTTATCTTTTCTAGTGAAACTAGATTGGGTGCATACACCCCATGGGATTCATGTGGGTGAGTACGGTTGGCTGAAAAAGAAAATGTACATTTTTTACGAACGCTTAGCCGGTTTTTTCATTCGATGTGTTATTCATGTTTCAGAGGGAGAGAAGACAACAGGGCTGTCTTTGAGGTTATGGCCAGTTGCAAAACTAACGGTTATCCAAAATGGTACGGCTAAGATTGAGTCTTCACGTCAAGAGAAACCTGAAATTCGAGCGTCGCTTGGTTTTGATGTGAAAAGTTTTATTGTGCTTAGTGTGTCTCGCTTTGATTACGCCAAAAATATGAGTGAGGCTCTGCGTATTGCTGAAAGACTCCCTCATATGTTGTTTGTCTGGCTTGGTGATGGACCAGAACGCACTGTTCTGGAGGCGGAGTCTCGTGCCAGGAAAATTAATAATGTTATTTTTGTTGGAAATGTGGCAGATGTCCGTCCGTACCTACAGGCATCAGATGTATATTTATCCACATCGCGATGGGAGGGGATGTCGCTGGCAGCGCTGGAAGCGATGTCGGCAGGAATACCTCTTTTGCTAAGTGATGTTGTGGGGAATCAGGATCTTGTGCGTACAGGTGTTAATGGATTGCTTTACCCGTTAGGCAGGATAGATGTCGCATGTAAACAGCTTGATTATTGGTCACATCACTTGGAGGAAGTGCGCAGTTTAGGCGAAAATTCTCGGAAGTGGCATGCGTTGCACTATTCGGTGGATAAAATGGCCAATGCAACAAAGATGGTTTATCTGGATGAGTCGTAA
- a CDS encoding glycosyltransferase gives MKVAIVHYWLVNMRGGEKVLEALCDIYPEADIFTHVVDQNSLSTKLRKHQIYTTFINKLPGAVKHYQKYLPLMPLALEQLDLREYDLVISSESGPAKGVITSPDSVHICYCHSPMRYLWDMYQDYLQNQSWFMRLLMRPLTHYLRLWDFASAARVDHFIANSEYVARRIAKCYRRSAQVVHPPVSLQDFSLAEDAVDGEYYLLLGQLVAYKRADLAVKAFNQMGKRLVVIGEGEQYEELKRIAGPNIEILGRQSFEKIQQYYASCKALIFPGVEDFGIVPLEAMASGRPVLAYAKGGALETVIDGVTGLFFHQQTVEALMDVVHRFEGLQADFVKAKISAHAQAYGVERFKQEIQAAIGEKINISK, from the coding sequence ATGAAAGTTGCGATAGTTCACTATTGGCTAGTCAACATGCGCGGTGGTGAAAAAGTATTGGAAGCTTTGTGTGATATATATCCTGAAGCGGATATTTTTACTCACGTTGTCGATCAAAATTCCCTTTCGACTAAACTGCGCAAACATCAAATTTATACGACATTTATTAACAAGTTGCCGGGCGCGGTAAAGCATTACCAAAAGTATCTCCCGCTGATGCCTCTGGCGCTGGAACAGTTGGATTTGCGTGAATATGATTTGGTGATCAGCAGTGAATCAGGCCCTGCCAAGGGAGTCATTACCTCTCCTGACAGTGTACATATTTGTTATTGTCATTCGCCTATGCGGTATCTGTGGGATATGTACCAGGATTATTTGCAGAACCAATCCTGGTTCATGCGGTTGCTTATGCGCCCGCTGACGCATTATTTGAGGCTGTGGGATTTCGCCAGTGCCGCCAGGGTGGATCATTTTATCGCCAACTCTGAATATGTCGCTAGGCGTATTGCCAAGTGTTATCGTCGGTCGGCGCAGGTTGTTCACCCCCCGGTATCGTTACAGGATTTTTCGCTCGCCGAGGATGCTGTTGACGGCGAATACTATCTGCTGTTGGGGCAGTTGGTGGCTTACAAACGCGCAGATTTGGCGGTGAAGGCATTCAATCAAATGGGCAAACGCCTGGTGGTGATTGGTGAGGGTGAGCAGTACGAGGAGCTAAAGCGTATTGCCGGGCCGAATATTGAGATATTGGGACGCCAGTCGTTCGAAAAAATACAGCAGTATTATGCTTCATGTAAGGCATTAATTTTCCCGGGGGTTGAGGATTTTGGCATTGTACCGCTGGAGGCCATGGCTAGTGGCCGGCCGGTATTGGCATATGCCAAAGGGGGGGCGCTTGAAACGGTGATTGATGGCGTGACCGGGCTGTTTTTTCACCAACAAACGGTCGAGGCGCTTATGGATGTGGTACATCGATTTGAAGGACTGCAAGCTGATTTCGTGAAAGCCAAAATTTCGGCGCATGCTCAAGCCTATGGGGTTGAGCGTTTTAAGCAAGAAATTCAGGCTGCGATAGGGGAAAAAATAAATATTAGTAAGTAG
- a CDS encoding undecaprenyl-phosphate glucose phosphotransferase has protein sequence MVSKRFHREHSNVISLLAHLSDMLAISLSAWLAFTIPHWPAPLAPEIYQLSVILGLLLSLLVFPRFGIYASWRGRGWLQHVKAIVSGWCVVLAILVFLAFITKSGELYSRQWLLSWAVLGLVFLVGFRGSLGIALRLARLKGWNRKQVVVIGAGKLGQNISLRLRQAMATGLEVVAFLDDKSELHGQRIDGVIVAGGVDLLPELLEQHHISEVWVALPLSADRRINDVLHMLRHSTIDIRLVPDIFNFNLINHSVTSIAGLPVVNLSESPMHGVNWMVKNIEDKILASTILLLISPLMLALAMGVKLSSPGPVFYRQERVSWNGKSFAMLKFRSMPVDAENKTGAVWAKSGDNRATAFGSFIRKTSLDELPQFINVLRGDMSIVGPRPERPVFVEQFKNEIPDYMKKHMVKAGITGWAQINGWRGNTDLNKRIEFDLQYIENWTLWFDLKIIFLTIFKGFVHKNAY, from the coding sequence ATGGTTTCAAAGCGCTTCCATCGTGAGCATTCAAACGTAATTTCGTTGTTGGCACATCTGAGCGATATGTTGGCAATTTCGTTGTCTGCATGGCTCGCCTTCACAATCCCACATTGGCCAGCTCCTTTGGCACCGGAGATTTACCAGCTTTCCGTTATTCTTGGTTTGTTGCTCAGCCTGTTGGTGTTTCCTCGCTTTGGTATCTATGCATCCTGGCGGGGGCGGGGGTGGCTCCAGCATGTGAAGGCCATCGTGTCTGGTTGGTGTGTCGTGCTGGCAATTTTGGTGTTTTTAGCCTTTATTACCAAATCGGGTGAGTTGTACTCCAGGCAGTGGTTGTTAAGTTGGGCGGTGTTGGGTCTGGTTTTTCTGGTTGGTTTTCGAGGCAGCTTGGGTATTGCGTTACGGCTTGCCAGACTGAAAGGATGGAACCGGAAGCAGGTAGTGGTCATCGGTGCGGGAAAGTTAGGGCAAAATATTTCTCTGCGTCTGCGCCAAGCAATGGCAACCGGCTTAGAGGTTGTGGCGTTTTTAGACGATAAAAGTGAACTTCATGGTCAGCGCATTGATGGAGTGATCGTTGCGGGTGGTGTGGATTTATTGCCGGAGCTGCTGGAGCAACATCATATCTCCGAGGTTTGGGTTGCGCTACCTCTCAGTGCAGATCGGCGTATCAATGATGTGCTTCACATGTTGCGGCATAGCACAATTGATATTCGCTTGGTGCCGGATATTTTTAACTTCAATCTTATCAATCATTCGGTGACGTCGATTGCAGGTTTGCCAGTGGTCAATCTCTCCGAGTCACCCATGCACGGGGTGAACTGGATGGTAAAAAATATCGAAGATAAAATTTTGGCATCGACGATTTTGTTGTTGATAAGTCCGCTAATGTTGGCTTTGGCAATGGGCGTAAAGCTTAGCTCCCCAGGTCCTGTGTTTTATCGACAAGAGCGCGTCAGCTGGAATGGAAAATCTTTTGCCATGCTAAAGTTTCGGTCTATGCCTGTAGATGCTGAAAATAAAACAGGAGCCGTGTGGGCAAAATCTGGTGACAACAGAGCAACAGCCTTCGGTAGTTTTATACGCAAAACGAGTTTGGATGAATTGCCACAGTTCATTAACGTGCTGCGTGGAGATATGTCCATTGTAGGGCCTCGTCCTGAACGTCCGGTATTTGTGGAGCAATTTAAAAATGAAATCCCTGACTATATGAAAAAACATATGGTCAAGGCAGGGATTACCGGTTGGGCGCAAATTAATGGCTGGCGAGGGAATACAGATCTGAATAAGCGCATCGAGTTTGATTTACAGTACATTGAGAATTGGACGCTGTGGTTTGACTTGAAGATTATTTTTCTGACAATCTTCAAAGGGTTTGTGCACAAGAATGCATATTAA
- a CDS encoding glycosyltransferase, protein MNKEELPLVSIVTVVLNGEAHLEQCINSVLAQTYPNIQYVIIDGGSTDGTLDIIRKYADKIAYWSSEPDKGISDAFNKGIAQCKGEIVGMINADDWFENDAVESVVAAMPKFDIVYGLTEFWKKNQSEGVWFPDHSKLRDEMSLNHSSTFIRRLLYARFGGFDVNRKFAMDYDLLLRLLTNGAMFSFLNKKISNMRLDGVSDQNWKKAYDEVRQIKKNHLALYLSSDIYYYKQIVRRHVRDILMNTGLSVIVRWYRKKFSIMKKNNG, encoded by the coding sequence ATGAATAAAGAAGAATTGCCATTAGTGAGTATCGTCACCGTTGTTTTAAACGGCGAAGCTCATCTCGAACAGTGCATCAATAGCGTCTTGGCTCAGACCTACCCAAATATTCAGTATGTGATTATTGATGGTGGTTCTACAGACGGCACGTTGGATATCATTAGAAAATACGCTGACAAAATAGCCTATTGGAGCAGTGAACCAGACAAAGGGATTAGTGACGCTTTTAATAAAGGCATAGCGCAATGTAAGGGCGAAATTGTCGGGATGATTAATGCGGATGATTGGTTTGAGAATGACGCGGTTGAGAGTGTGGTTGCGGCAATGCCCAAATTTGACATTGTATACGGATTGACCGAGTTTTGGAAAAAGAACCAAAGTGAAGGTGTCTGGTTTCCTGATCATTCAAAACTTCGAGATGAAATGAGCCTAAATCATTCATCAACATTTATTCGTAGGCTGCTTTATGCTCGCTTTGGGGGGTTTGATGTAAATCGGAAGTTTGCGATGGACTATGATTTGCTATTGCGACTTCTGACGAATGGAGCGATGTTTTCATTTTTGAATAAAAAAATTTCTAATATGCGATTGGATGGGGTTTCTGATCAAAATTGGAAAAAGGCGTACGATGAGGTTCGACAAATAAAAAAGAATCATCTGGCGTTGTATCTGTCTTCAGATATTTATTACTACAAGCAAATAGTTAGGCGGCATGTTAGAGATATTCTGATGAATACAGGTCTTTCAGTTATTGTCCGTTGGTATAGAAAAAAATTTTCTATCATGAAGAAAAATAATGGCTGA